In the Styela clava chromosome 8, kaStyClav1.hap1.2, whole genome shotgun sequence genome, one interval contains:
- the LOC120345289 gene encoding basigin-like isoform X1: MHKMTNFQCLIVGIFLSNLILVTIAQEYSTVHITKATEETPVKLNCTNNGSTSYTWLYNGAEQKTDSSIFQITNSKHVGRYICISLTNITFEAYNLSAPVIGHGEKSHTVIEGAENVTLTCTSYSSPTPNFYWALYKEKKVNISGGRLANHKIKTEGFKSELTIASVDMDGRADYECLVENTAGKKNTTTLLRVRSRLAPLWPFLAIVAEVALMAIITLIFARRAKAKSKKANPAPTESVNSNNEAQGSGAQHNAKED; the protein is encoded by the exons ATGcataaaatgacaaattttcaaTGCCTTAttgttggaatatttttatctaATTTAATTTTAGTCACCATTGCACAAG AGTACAGTACAGTTCACATAACCAAAGCTACAGAGGAAACTCCTGTAAAACTGAATTGCACGAACAATGGGAGTACTTCGTACACATGGTTGTACAATGGTGCTGAACAAAAAACAGATAgcagcatttttcaaataactAACAGCAAACATGTAGGCAGATACATTTGTATCAGTCTTACTAATATTACATTTGAAGCTTACA ACCTCAGTGCACctgttattggacacggagAAAAATCCCACACAGTCATTGAGGGAGCTGAAAATGTTACTCTTACTTGCACATCGTATAGCTCACCAACACCAAATTTTTATTGGGCGCTGTATAAAGAAAAGAAG GTCAATATATCTGGAGGTAGATTAGCAAACCACAAGATAAAAACTGAAGGTTTCAAATCTGAATTGACTATTGCTTCTGTGGACATGGATGGCAGAGCGGATTATGAATGCTTAGTTGAAAATACTGCAGGAAAGAAAAAT ACGACAACACTTCTTCGGGTTCGCAGCAGACTCGCTCCACTTTGGCCCTTCTTGGCTATCGTAGCAGAAGTGGCTCTTATGGCTATAATTACGCTAATATTTGCAAGAAGAGCAAAAGCTAAATCCAAGAAAG CCAACCCTGCACCAACAGAGTCTGTAAATAGCAACAATGAAGCACAAGGCAGTGGAGCACAACATAATGCCAAGGAAGATTGA
- the LOC120345289 gene encoding basigin-like isoform X2 has product MHKMTNFQCLIVGIFLSNLILVTIAQEYSTVHITKATEETPVKLNCTNNGSTSYTWLYNGAEQKTDSSIFQITNSKHVGRYICISLTNITFEAYNLSAPVIGHGEKSHTVIEGAENVTLTCTSYSSPTPNFYWALYKEKKVNISGGRLANHKIKTEGFKSELTIASVDMDGRADYECLVENTAGKKNTTTLLRVRSRLAPLWPFLAIVAEVALMAIITLIFARRAKAKSKKELQ; this is encoded by the exons ATGcataaaatgacaaattttcaaTGCCTTAttgttggaatatttttatctaATTTAATTTTAGTCACCATTGCACAAG AGTACAGTACAGTTCACATAACCAAAGCTACAGAGGAAACTCCTGTAAAACTGAATTGCACGAACAATGGGAGTACTTCGTACACATGGTTGTACAATGGTGCTGAACAAAAAACAGATAgcagcatttttcaaataactAACAGCAAACATGTAGGCAGATACATTTGTATCAGTCTTACTAATATTACATTTGAAGCTTACA ACCTCAGTGCACctgttattggacacggagAAAAATCCCACACAGTCATTGAGGGAGCTGAAAATGTTACTCTTACTTGCACATCGTATAGCTCACCAACACCAAATTTTTATTGGGCGCTGTATAAAGAAAAGAAG GTCAATATATCTGGAGGTAGATTAGCAAACCACAAGATAAAAACTGAAGGTTTCAAATCTGAATTGACTATTGCTTCTGTGGACATGGATGGCAGAGCGGATTATGAATGCTTAGTTGAAAATACTGCAGGAAAGAAAAAT ACGACAACACTTCTTCGGGTTCGCAGCAGACTCGCTCCACTTTGGCCCTTCTTGGCTATCGTAGCAGAAGTGGCTCTTATGGCTATAATTACGCTAATATTTGCAAGAAGAGCAAAAGCTAAATCCAAGAAAG aattACAATAA